A part of Neodiprion pinetum isolate iyNeoPine1 chromosome 4, iyNeoPine1.2, whole genome shotgun sequence genomic DNA contains:
- the LOC138190874 gene encoding myosin heavy chain, embryonic smooth muscle isoform-like produces MSDADDTEAVTPIPEAVEAVALPSNDVLTSGNELPIESPQPDEGAKPSSEKIKPPSNASSKHEAGNIGRKSKGAGETAEGGKEAKKSSQMERKKLPTCPPPQSRCRARSRDMRQCKKHYREMIGQHEIRNDELEQRETDLRQRLEMLECSMPAVMVWNIWRMAQGAPVSHLRDVVAKQFLEPAAGFPTCPSTPSQHWDCRVREVEAERKQAHHRAVEARQVLAAKDEALKTQKKQIEEAKRLQEERKTQIAKLEDEVKRLRDALKKAQGDENSCETGECGEIQCRQMWLQGKNSISSIHSTDLECLARLQDLAEAELCMKRQIADLERRECAYMRTLQQADEMWAKMETDNASDLASLQDQLDAKIAANQQLADRIVELEDEIEKLHTQLTKATFALQEYKGKTFTDVGLGDVDISTKEQIEQMEGITSIKGSEMGTAKLAEEVITEPATTIKPTEEIDQTKLNLPENSVITAEESVQVKPELNEAETQSMAMKLGPEKETSTEEQSQAPVEMVEGTARAEETATVAEIGSRGSMKQMAEQQHGVTGLGQGLKLEAVLSDEIIAATESSLRLLPAPTKDRDIEVPGTGKAAEHSSDQKEAIQVAAKQAPTPVVDRVSDTTTKISIEPTREPLGEKTAETPSKALIQALPAAVSEAILEPTVDTVTRPTVEAKDFEPLITIVSQPIKATSTSSLKPDIEPIPTPPSVPTVEPSQRPTTVPAMEAVQPPPLELTDETGHQRTPEVVVEALAVGPDKHVAKAVESPTDNFAVPIQTLVSWHNTVIYAHRQISVCPVLLYLLFKF; encoded by the coding sequence ATGTCCGATGCGGATGATACGGAAGCTGTTACTCCAATACCAGAAGCAGTGGAAGCGGTAGCGTTACCCAGCAACGACGTACTAACATCAGGAAATGAATTGCCAATCGAATCACCTCAGCCAGACGAAGGCGCTAAGCCGTCGTCGGAGAAGATCAAACCCCCGTCGAACGCGTCGAGCAAACATGAAGCGGGCAATATTGGCAGGAAAAGTAAGGGGGCTGGAGAAACGGCAGAGGGAGGTAAAGAGGCAAAAAAATCGAGccaaatggaaagaaaaaaattaccgaccTGTCCACCACCGCAGAGTAGGTGCAGGGCACGGTCGCGAGATATGCGCCAGTGTAAGAAACACTATAGAGAAATGATCGGCCAGCACGAGATTCGCAACGATGAATTGGAACAGCGCGAGACGGATCTGCGCCAGCGATTGGAGATGCTGGAATGTTCTATGCCGGCAGTGATGGTTTGGAATATTTGGCGAATGGCACAAGGGGCGCCGGTTTCCCATCTGCGCGACGTAGTTGCAAAACAGTTTCTGGAACCAGCTGCCGGGTTCCCAACTTGCCCAAGCACACCAAGTCAGCACTGGGACTGCAGGGTTCGTGAGGTAGAAGCAGAGCGTAAACAGGCCCATCATCGGGCCGTAGAAGCACGCCAGGTATTGGCGGCAAAAGACGAGGCCCTGAAGACCCAGAAGAAGCAGATCGAGGAGGCCAAGAGGCTGCAAGAAGAACGGAAAACTCAAATCGCCAAGCTTGAGGACGAGGTCAAGCGGCTGCGGGACGCGCTGAAGAAGGCGCAAGGTGATGAGAATTCCTGCGAAACGGGAGAATGCGGGGAAATCCAGTGCCGACAAATGTGGCTTCAGGGAAAAAATAGCATTAGCTCTATTCACTCGACAGATTTGGAGTGCCTCGCACGACTGCAGGATCTAGCGGAAGCCGAACTGTGCATGAAGCGACAGATCGCGGATCTTGAGCGCAGAGAATGCGCGTATATGCGAACTCTTCAGCAGGCGGATGAAATGTGGGCTAAGATGGAAACCGACAACGCCAGTGACTTGGCAAGCCTTCAGGATCAACTGGATGCCAAAATAGCCGCAAATCAACAGCTTGCAGATCGCATTGTCGAGCTCGAAGACGAGATTGAAAAACTGCACACCCAACTCACTAAGGCTACGTTTGCTTTGCAAGAATACAAGGGGAAAACCTTCACAGACGTTGGACTCGGTGACGTGGACATATCAACGAAGGAACAGATCGAACAGATGGAAGGTATCACGAGCATCAAGGGAAGCGAGATGGGCACGGCAAAGCTTGCAGAAGAAGTAATAACGGAGCCTGCTACGACAATCAAACCAACTGAAGAAATTGATCAGACGAAATTGAATCTACCAGAGAATTCAGTCATTACAGCAGAAGAGTCGGTACAAGTTAAACCTGAACTCAATGAAGCGGAAACACAATCGATGGCAATGAAACTTGGTCCAGAAAAGGAAACTTCTACAGAAGAACAAAGCCAGGCACCAGTTGAGATGGTTGAGGGGACTGCCAGGGCTGAGGAAACGGCAACGGTTGCTGAAATCGGTTCAAGAGGATCGATGAAGCAGATGGCCGAGCAGCAACACGGAGTCACTGGACTCGGGCAAGGTCTGAAGCTAGAAGCAGTGCTCTCAGACGAAATCATCGCAGCTACCGAGAGCTCACTCCGTCTTCTTCCGGCCCCCACGAAAGACAGAGATATAGAAGTGCCAGGCACAGGAAAAGCTGCGGAACATTCTTCTGATCAAAAAGAGGCCATCCAAGTGGCTGCCAAGCAAGCTCCCACGCCAGTCGTTGACCGTGTTTCCGATACtacaacaaaaatttccaTAGAGCCAACGCGTGAGCCACTTGGTGAGAAAACTGCCGAAACGCCCTCCAAGGCGCTCATTCAAGCTCTCCCTGCAGCAGTCTCCGAAGCTATTCTCGAGCCAACTGTCGATACCGTCACTCGTCCAACTGTTGAAGCAAAAGACTTCGAACCACTAATTACAATTGTCTCTCAGCCAATAAAAGCCACCTCTACATCGTCACTCAAACCAGATATCGAGCCTATTCCTACGCCACCCTCTGTACCCACTGTTGAACCCTCCCAAAGACCGACAACCGTGCCAGCTATGGAAGCTGTCCAACCACCACCTCTCGAATTGACAGATGAAACTGGCCACCAAAGAACCCCCGAAGTAGTTGTCGAAGCACTGGCTGTGGGTCCCGACAAGCATGTAGCAAAAGCAGTCGAATCACCCACAGATAACTTTGCAGTCccaattcaaactttggtatCGTGGCACAATACTGTCATATATGCTCATAGGCAGATTTCGGTATGTCCAGTGCTTCTTTATTTACTATTCAAATTTTAG